The following are encoded together in the Bradyrhizobium genosp. L genome:
- a CDS encoding MAPEG family protein: MTVAEWCVFGTLMLSLLTIASVKWIGFRRFDNSRPRDPDFYDDPIRSRALGAHQNGIEAFPFFAFAVLLAEFRIGPLRLIDELAVLFLIVRIAYVFTYIGNRPTLRSILWSIGFAINIAIFLLPMIRGYLRG, from the coding sequence ATGACGGTCGCCGAATGGTGCGTCTTCGGGACGCTGATGCTGTCGCTCCTGACGATCGCATCGGTGAAATGGATCGGCTTCCGCCGCTTCGACAATTCCCGCCCGCGCGATCCCGATTTCTACGACGACCCGATCCGCTCGCGGGCACTCGGCGCCCATCAGAACGGGATCGAGGCGTTCCCGTTCTTCGCCTTCGCGGTGCTGCTCGCCGAATTCCGCATCGGCCCGCTGCGGCTGATCGACGAGCTGGCCGTGCTGTTCCTGATCGTGCGCATCGCCTACGTCTTCACCTATATCGGCAACCGCCCGACCTTGCGCTCGATCCTCTGGAGCATCGGTTTTGCGATCAACATCGCGATCTTCCTGCTACCGATGATCCGGGGGTATTTGAGGGGGTGA
- a CDS encoding SPFH domain-containing protein has translation MTGFDIFAIALVLLVIITLFAGVKTVPQGYDWTIERFGKYTRTLSPGLNIIVPYFDRIGRKINMMEQVINIPEQEVISKDNATVTVDGVAFFQVFDAAKASYEVANLTQAITVLTMTNIRSVMGSMDLDQVLSHRDEINERLLRVVDAAVSPWGVKVNRIEIKDIVPPADLVEAMGRQMKAERVKRADILQAEGQRQSEILRAEGAKQGQILQAEGRKEAAFRDAEARERSAEAEAKATQMVSEAISKGDVAALNYFIADKYIKAFGQLADSPNQKVLMLPIEATSILGSLAGIGEIAKATFGESAASAQAAARRGSVPSAGPAAPPPVPPRT, from the coding sequence ATGACTGGTTTCGATATTTTCGCGATCGCGCTTGTTCTTCTCGTCATCATTACGCTGTTCGCGGGCGTCAAGACCGTCCCGCAGGGCTATGACTGGACCATCGAGCGGTTCGGCAAATACACCCGCACGCTGTCGCCCGGCCTCAATATCATCGTGCCCTATTTCGATCGCATCGGGCGCAAGATCAACATGATGGAGCAGGTGATCAACATCCCCGAGCAGGAGGTGATCTCCAAGGACAACGCCACCGTGACGGTGGACGGCGTCGCCTTCTTCCAGGTGTTCGACGCCGCCAAGGCGAGCTACGAGGTCGCCAATCTGACGCAGGCGATCACCGTGCTGACCATGACCAACATCCGCTCGGTGATGGGTTCGATGGATCTCGACCAGGTGCTGTCGCATCGCGACGAGATCAACGAGCGGCTGTTGCGCGTGGTCGACGCCGCGGTGTCGCCGTGGGGCGTCAAGGTCAACCGCATCGAGATCAAGGACATCGTGCCGCCGGCCGACCTGGTCGAGGCGATGGGCCGGCAGATGAAGGCCGAGCGGGTCAAGCGCGCCGACATCCTGCAGGCGGAAGGCCAGCGGCAATCCGAGATCCTGCGCGCCGAGGGCGCCAAGCAGGGCCAGATCCTGCAGGCCGAGGGCCGCAAGGAAGCCGCCTTCCGCGATGCCGAGGCGCGCGAACGCTCCGCCGAGGCCGAGGCCAAGGCGACGCAGATGGTCTCCGAGGCCATTTCCAAGGGCGACGTCGCCGCGCTGAACTATTTTATCGCCGACAAATACATCAAGGCGTTCGGGCAACTGGCCGACTCGCCGAACCAGAAAGTCCTGATGCTGCCGATCGAGGCGACCAGCATCCTCGGTTCGCTCGCCGGCATCGGCGAGATCGCCAAGGCAACCTTTGGCGAGAGCGCCGCGTCTGCCCAGGCAGCCGCACGGCGCGGCTCGGTGCCATCAGCCGGTCCCGCGGCGCCGCCGCCTGTGCCGCCGAGGACCTGA
- the hemH gene encoding ferrochelatase: protein MSTVIPFESAKPAASAKPERVGVLLVNLGTPDTADAKGVRVYLKEFLSDPRVIENQGLLWKLILTGILCIRPARKARDYQKIWNVEKNESPLKTITRAQAEKLAAAIADHDHVVVDWAMRYGNPSIASRVAALAAQGCGRLLVVPLYPQYSAATSATVCDEVFRALAGMRDQPILRVTPPYYDDPDYIAALADSIDAHLATLPFQPEIILASFHGMPKAYVDKGDPYQAQCIATTDALRKRLGLEASKLVLTFQSRFGNAEWLQPYTDKTVERLAKEGVKRIAVVTPGFSADCLETLEEIAQENAEIFRHNGGEAFAAIPCLNDSDGGMDVIRQLVLRELQGWI, encoded by the coding sequence ATGAGCACGGTCATTCCCTTCGAGAGCGCGAAGCCGGCAGCAAGCGCCAAGCCGGAGCGCGTCGGCGTGCTGCTGGTCAATCTCGGCACGCCGGATACCGCGGATGCCAAGGGCGTGCGGGTCTACCTGAAGGAATTCCTGTCCGATCCGCGGGTGATCGAGAACCAGGGGCTGCTCTGGAAGCTGATCCTCACCGGCATTCTGTGCATCCGGCCCGCCCGCAAAGCACGCGACTACCAGAAGATCTGGAACGTCGAGAAGAACGAGTCGCCGCTGAAGACGATCACGCGCGCGCAGGCCGAGAAGCTGGCGGCCGCTATTGCCGATCACGACCACGTGGTGGTCGACTGGGCGATGCGCTATGGCAACCCGTCGATCGCCTCCCGGGTGGCGGCGCTTGCCGCGCAGGGCTGCGGCCGCCTGCTGGTGGTGCCGCTCTATCCGCAATATTCCGCAGCGACCTCGGCGACCGTCTGCGACGAGGTATTTCGCGCGCTGGCCGGCATGCGCGACCAGCCGATCCTGCGGGTGACGCCGCCTTATTATGATGACCCCGATTACATCGCGGCGCTGGCAGACTCGATCGACGCGCATCTTGCGACGCTGCCGTTCCAGCCCGAGATCATCCTCGCCTCGTTCCACGGCATGCCGAAGGCCTACGTCGACAAGGGCGATCCCTATCAGGCGCAGTGCATCGCGACCACGGACGCGCTGCGCAAGCGGCTCGGGCTCGAAGCGTCTAAGCTGGTCCTCACGTTCCAGTCGCGCTTCGGCAACGCCGAGTGGCTGCAGCCCTATACCGACAAGACCGTGGAGCGGCTGGCGAAAGAGGGCGTGAAACGGATCGCCGTGGTCACGCCGGGCTTCTCCGCCGATTGCCTGGAGACGCTGGAAGAGATCGCGCAGGAGAACGCCGAAATCTTCCGGCACAATGGCGGCGAAGCATTCGCCGCGATCCCCTGCCTCAACGACAGCGATGGCGGCATGGACGTGATCCGCCAGCTCGTGCTGCGCGAGCTGCAAGGCTGGATCTAA
- a CDS encoding phosphoribosyltransferase-like protein, whose translation MVTVAEAALHFYQRLSEQLLQEPALATQGVLMLCDKDWALPDQDIRGVAKALVRRIHPSAIEPGFLLGWKELGGPSRDGLVLDVRSDTHAPPERDARRAIEAAGPGVVLISNDRLTGIGLLILPFQRNEAVYDAVPLALKSLEEFCGGRLDVVASRRFMRGGVLAAFEVGLFPPAQRQIAAAFDEDQVLSLCRTLCGTWVYRGRQVTPEHAAKWAEQFRGARLIGEAMDVLKYLNSDGFLTRNYIVDCIREQYQSVLRKYETVQAISVQRIQKSEHHLVYDLRFLPREIVSFAEAIEIHKRDVTLVCFDDVVGSGGTFIDALFGGLAGVPVERVSEWLLDGNNQIVVVCAIAGEEGKRRVEEHEHAHGRVEIFAHRTIRNGEATFHERSRIFSKNSSGEKFMEFCRKVGDDLYPKAPLGYGDSRWCIATEYNAPNNSLPVIFARGNATRKWTPLFERIEPT comes from the coding sequence ATGGTCACAGTGGCCGAAGCAGCTCTCCATTTTTATCAACGGTTGAGCGAACAGCTTCTTCAGGAACCAGCACTTGCCACTCAAGGCGTTTTGATGCTGTGCGACAAGGATTGGGCTTTGCCGGACCAAGACATTCGCGGTGTGGCGAAGGCGTTGGTACGACGAATTCATCCAAGCGCAATCGAGCCAGGTTTCTTGTTGGGTTGGAAGGAGCTTGGCGGGCCGAGCCGCGATGGCCTGGTCTTGGATGTGCGTAGCGATACTCATGCTCCCCCGGAAAGGGATGCTCGCCGAGCGATTGAGGCTGCAGGTCCTGGGGTCGTTCTCATTTCCAACGATAGACTGACTGGCATCGGATTGCTGATCCTACCATTTCAGCGCAACGAAGCAGTATACGATGCGGTTCCGCTGGCTCTGAAGTCACTTGAGGAGTTCTGCGGAGGTCGACTTGATGTCGTTGCTTCCCGTCGGTTCATGAGAGGAGGGGTGTTGGCTGCCTTTGAGGTGGGGTTATTTCCGCCGGCGCAGCGACAAATAGCGGCGGCGTTTGATGAAGATCAGGTTTTGTCTCTTTGCAGGACGCTGTGTGGCACCTGGGTTTACCGAGGGCGTCAAGTTACGCCCGAGCACGCAGCGAAATGGGCTGAGCAGTTCAGGGGAGCGAGACTAATCGGTGAGGCAATGGATGTCCTGAAGTATTTGAACTCTGACGGCTTTCTCACCAGAAACTACATCGTCGATTGCATTAGAGAACAGTACCAGTCCGTCCTGCGAAAATACGAGACTGTGCAGGCGATATCTGTTCAGAGAATTCAGAAGAGTGAGCATCACCTAGTGTACGATCTTCGCTTCTTGCCAAGGGAAATTGTTAGCTTCGCCGAAGCGATTGAAATCCATAAACGGGATGTGACGCTTGTTTGCTTCGATGACGTTGTTGGCAGCGGAGGTACATTCATTGATGCGCTATTCGGTGGTCTTGCGGGCGTGCCGGTAGAAAGGGTCAGTGAGTGGCTGCTAGACGGAAATAATCAAATAGTCGTGGTGTGTGCGATTGCAGGCGAGGAGGGAAAGCGTCGAGTCGAGGAGCATGAGCATGCTCATGGTCGCGTAGAGATATTTGCTCATAGGACAATAAGGAATGGAGAGGCCACGTTTCACGAAAGGTCTCGAATATTCTCGAAGAACTCGAGTGGAGAGAAATTTATGGAATTCTGCCGAAAGGTAGGAGACGACTTATATCCGAAGGCACCTCTAGGGTATGGCGACTCTCGATGGTGCATAGCAACAGAATACAATGCGCCAAACAATTCATTACCGGTTATATTCGCAAGAGGCAATGCGACCAGGAAGTGGACGCCACTCTTTGAACGAATCGAGCCGACTTAA